One Rhea pennata isolate bPtePen1 chromosome 3, bPtePen1.pri, whole genome shotgun sequence DNA segment encodes these proteins:
- the NSL1 gene encoding kinetochore-associated protein NSL1 homolog, whose protein sequence is AAAAAAGERDARVRCCSRRAVGEVVALCAPFVRALARGLPGGDALWNFETAVQENITINGQPWEETSDDSELQSGTNIKILEDQFDELIVETTTKRKQWPKKVLMHAIQTMKGEQEMLKLYQPVVTPEEIRSQPSQDAYMAELKQLAEMASKQISGVMKSLPALIERAEGFSQALTWQPTLELCKLRQEVFAGCKAKEENNIQNFISPVEITPTDTDTSKNTYLFLKRKRTANSPQARRYPLRRRKITLST, encoded by the exons gccgccgccgccgccgcgggcgagCGGGACGCGCGGGTGCGGTGCTGCTCGCGGCGCGCCGTGGGCGAGGTGGTGGCGCTGTGCGCGCCCTTCGTGCGGGCGCTGGCCCGCGGGCTGCCCGGCGGCGACGCGCTCTGG AACTTCGAAACAGCAGTGCAGGAGAACATCACCATTAACGGGCAGCCCTGGGAGGAGACCTCGGATGACTCTGAGCTGCAAAGCG GGACAAACATCAAAATTCTTGAAGATCAGTTTGATGAACTTATTGTAGAGACAACAACAAAACGTAAACAGTGGCCTAAAAAGGTACTCATGCATGCTATCCAAACCATGAAAGGGGAGCAAGAGATGTTG aAGCTCTACCAGCCTGTTGTAACACCAGAAGAGATAAGATCACAACCTTCTCAAG aTGCTTACATGGCAGAGCTGAAGCAGCTGGCGGAAATGGCATCCAAACAGATCAGTGGCGTAATGAAG tctCTCCCAGCACTAATAGAAAGAGCAGAAGGTTTTTCCCAAGCATTAACTTGGCAACCAACCTTGGAACTCTGCAAGCTGCGGCAAGAAGTCTTTGCTGGTTGTAAAGCGAAGGAGGAAAATAACATCCAAAACTTCATATCACCAGTAGAAATCACACCAACAGACACTGATACCAGTAAAAATACTtatcttttcttgaaaagaaagagaactgcAAATTCACCACAAGCAAGACGCTATCCACTGCGCCGGAGGAAAATTACTCTCAGCACATGA
- the BATF3 gene encoding basic leucine zipper transcriptional factor ATF-like 3, whose amino-acid sequence MSCAVPAAAAAAGSVLQRSASAEGAQQSHEEDDRKVRRREKNRVAAQRSRKKQTQKADKLHEEYESLEQENTSLKREIGKLTDEMKHLSEVLKDHEKICPLLHCSMNFVTVPRPDALTSCLPR is encoded by the exons ATGTCGTGCGccgtcccggcggcggcggcggcggcgggcagcgtCCTGCAGCGCAGCGCCTCGGCCGAGGGCGCCCAGCAG AGTCACGAAGAAGACGACAGGAAGgtaaggaggagagaaaaaaaccgAGTCGCTGCCCAGAGGAGCCGGAAGAAGCAAACTCAGAAGGCGGATAAACTTCATGAG gaATATGAATCTCTTGAGCAAGAAAATACctctctgaagagagaaatTGGAAAGCTAACAGATGAAATGAAACACTTGAGTGAAGTCTTGAAGGATCATGAGAAGATCTGTCCACTATTGCACTGCTCCATGAACTTTGTGACCGTACCAAGGCCTGATGCACTCACCAGCTGCCTGCCAAGATGA